DNA from Mycobacterium sp. SMC-8:
TGGTTGACCACGGCGTTTTCAGTGCTCGTCATCGTCATCGTCGTCACCCTCGTCCCCGACCGTCGACGCACCATGACAGGTTCGGTCGACTGGCTCGGGGCGGTGGGGTTGGCGCTGGGGTTGTCCTCGCTGCTGCTGGCCATCACCCAGGCCAACTCGTGGGGCTGGGGGTCGCCGCGCACGATCGGCGCCGGAGGCGGAGGCGCCGCGGTGCTGGTGGCGTGGTGGTTCTGGGAGCGCCGCGCGGCACGTCCGCTGGTGTCGACGCGGATGCTCGCCCAGCGGTCGATGCTGTTCACCAACCTCGCGACGATCTTCGTCGGTATGGGGCTGTACTTCGCATTCCTGGGTTTGACACAGTTCGTGCAGATCGATCGGGACGCCGCCGGATACGGTTTCAGCGCCGACGTCCTCGAAGCCAGCGTGGTGTACCTGCTGCCCGGGGCGGTGACGGGGTTCGTCGTCGCGCTGGTCAGCGGGCGGTTCATCGACCGGTTCGGCGCCCGGCCGGTGCTGATCGTCGCCGCGCTGGCCGGTATCGCGGGTTTCCTGTTCATCGCGTTCGCACACAACTCGCCGTGGCAGGTCATCACCGCGAACGTGCTGGCCAACGCCTACATCAGCCTGGGTTACGGCGCGCTGCCCGCGCTGGTGGTCGGGTCCAGCCACGCCGGCGAGACCGGCGTGGCCACCAGCATGAACGCGATCGCGCGCACGGTCGGCAGCTCGATGGCCGCCGCCCTCGTCGCGGTGCTCCTCGCCCGGACCACCGTGGCGGGCGTACCGCAGGAAAGCAGTTTCACGCTGATCTTCTGTGGCGGCGCGGTGACGGCACTGCTGGCCATGGTGCTGATCGCGCTGTCACACCCGCGGACCGTGGAATCCGGCGAGGAACGCTTCGAAACGCGTGCGATGAACCACGAATGGGGTTGATCGCCGACTCGAGGCACGAGCGCGGTGACAAGGTTGCGGGCGAGCGTCAGCGAAGCTCGGCCAGATTGCACACCGAGCGGTACACGTCACCCTTGATCACCTTCGCGACCACGTTGCCGACCGGAGTGGACAGCAGCCCGCCGGTCAGCTCGGCACTCACGCTGAACGACGAGCCGCCTCCGGGGGCGGGTTCGACTTTGAGCGAGAGCGCGATGCACACACCGCCCCGGCCCTTGCCGACAAGCTCGATCTCCTTCGGCTCGTCGTAGCGGGTGACCCGCCAGTGGATCACGTTGCGGAAGCCTTTGACCTTGATCAGCGACGACACCTCGGTGTCGACGTCGATCTTGGAAGGGACGTCGCTCTTCCATCCGCCGAAGATCGTCAACCACTCGTCGAACCGCTTCAAATCCGAGGCCAGGGCCCAGGCCCGCTCGGGGCTGAGGTCGGAGGTCACGGACACATCGACTGTCGCCATGGGTTCTCACTACCCCGCCCCATCGTCGACGTAAACGGCGCCGAACCGTGACATGGAGCTGCGAAACTCGTGAGTGCGACAAGAACAGTGCCGGCCCGAGCGCAGGTCAGGCATCAGTAGATCGCTGCTCGTTGCGCGGATTCTCGCGTCGAGAGCGGGCTGCGACGAAGGAATCCATTGTGGAAATGTAAATTCGTTGCGGAATCGCTTGCGAACGTCCGCTCGATCCGCGAAGGTTTACCCACAGCCATGATGGCTGTCCCCGAGGAGGACCTGCCCTGACCGGCACACACACGACCGCTGCAGACAAGACGGCGGACAGCGCGGCCGCCCGCCCCAAGGGCGCTCCGGTGATCGAGATCGACCATGTCACCAAGCGCTTCGGCGAGTACGTCGCCGTCGCCGACGCCGACTTCTCCATCGCGTCCGGAGAGTTCTTCTCCATGCTCGGCCCGTCCGGGTGCGGAAAGACGACGACGTTGCGGATGATCGCGGGTTTCGAGACGCCGACCGAAGGGGCCATCCGCCTCGAAGGTGCGGACGTGTCGAGGACCCCGCCCAACAAGCGCAACGTCAACACGGTGTTCCAGCACTATGCGCTGTTCCCGCACATGTCGGTGTGGGACAACGTGGCCTACGGCCCGCGCAGCAAGAAACTCGACAAGGGCGAGGTTCGCAAGCGCGTCGACGAGCTGCTGGAGATCGTGCGGCTCACCGATTTCGCCGAGCGCAAACCCGCGCAGCTCTCCGGCGGCCAGCAGCAGCGCGTGGCGCTGGCCCGCGCACTGGTGAACTACCCCAGCGCGCTGCTGCTCGACGAACCGCTCGGTGCCCTCGACCTCCGA
Protein-coding regions in this window:
- a CDS encoding SRPBCC family protein, producing the protein MATVDVSVTSDLSPERAWALASDLKRFDEWLTIFGGWKSDVPSKIDVDTEVSSLIKVKGFRNVIHWRVTRYDEPKEIELVGKGRGGVCIALSLKVEPAPGGGSSFSVSAELTGGLLSTPVGNVVAKVIKGDVYRSVCNLAELR
- a CDS encoding MFS transporter, translated to MTQAGTGTSGAALATPVRRPRLLVVGLSVVVLTVAVLQTAVVPVLGVIADQLDVSLVAVSWAVTANLLAAAAATPLIGRLADLYRKKRVLLAVLGVVLAGSVLAAATSSLALLVLARVLQAASFALYPICIAILREELHPDRMVSAMAVLSGTLGFGGGTGLVVVGLLMSGDAGYHRVFWLTTAFSVLVIVIVVTLVPDRRRTMTGSVDWLGAVGLALGLSSLLLAITQANSWGWGSPRTIGAGGGGAAVLVAWWFWERRAARPLVSTRMLAQRSMLFTNLATIFVGMGLYFAFLGLTQFVQIDRDAAGYGFSADVLEASVVYLLPGAVTGFVVALVSGRFIDRFGARPVLIVAALAGIAGFLFIAFAHNSPWQVITANVLANAYISLGYGALPALVVGSSHAGETGVATSMNAIARTVGSSMAAALVAVLLARTTVAGVPQESSFTLIFCGGAVTALLAMVLIALSHPRTVESGEERFETRAMNHEWG